The sequence below is a genomic window from Candidatus Polarisedimenticolia bacterium.
CCTGCTCAGCCGGATGACATATCCCGACTACCCGGTCCCGGTCGGCGTCTTCTATCGCGCCAACCGTCCGCGCTTCGAAGAGGTGGTCGAGCAGCAGAGCATCCAGGCGACCGCCCGCTTCGGGGCGGGAAGCATCGAGCGCCTGCTGGAATCGGGAGCGACCTGGAAGGTGACCTAGCCACAATGACCTGCCCGGACTGCGGTCACGACAACATCGGCGGCGTGGACCTCTGCGAGCACTGCGGGCAGGACCTGCGATCGATCGACATCCCCACTGCGCGCAGCGGCCTGCAGCGCGCCATCATGGAGACGCCGCTCCGCGATCTCGCTCCCGCTCCCGCGCTGACGGCGGCCCCGACCGAGCCGATTACCAAGGTGGTCCGCCTCATGCGCGACAAGCGGCAGGGAAGCGTCCTCATCATGGATCGCGGGCAGCTCGTCGGCATCTTCACCGAGCGGGACGCCCTCAACCGCCTGACCGGGCGCGACTACGATCCGGACCGGTTCGCGGTGCAGGAGGTGATGACGCGCGACCCCAAGACGCTGCGCGACGAGGACACCCTGGCCGCCGCCATGCATTGCATGAAGGTGGGCAGCTACCGCCACATCCCGATCATGACGCCCGGCAAACCGCCGCGCTTCATCTCCGTC
It includes:
- a CDS encoding CBS domain-containing protein, encoding MTCPDCGHDNIGGVDLCEHCGQDLRSIDIPTARSGLQRAIMETPLRDLAPAPALTAAPTEPITKVVRLMRDKRQGSVLIMDRGQLVGIFTERDALNRLTGRDYDPDRFAVQEVMTRDPKTLRDEDTLAAAMHCMKVGSYRHIPIMTPGKPPRFISVRGVLRYLNEHAR